A region of Chiloscyllium punctatum isolate Juve2018m chromosome 44, sChiPun1.3, whole genome shotgun sequence DNA encodes the following proteins:
- the ikbip gene encoding inhibitor of nuclear factor kappa-B kinase-interacting protein isoform X4: MSPLHLKTVEGCCLHLNLWLMFQQSAKFADVEQKYQQLYMKSVAAQALEDEINKVSKKLESSEDVLQKALSSSSVMTLFEQEMSELRSSMTSLQNKEQMIARKMQHVNENFQNISDTWKQSLNEINTEIANLKSESKSMHNKISSEINTVEQGVKDLTKKMEDLEGSTMRNTKAIERQEEDDLGGLEKQANWNMKTIEKLAEQQISLISKDKELGEKLSDYEPKLKECQEQLPIIDNGVHSVLKISRDLLSTEKKIDDMTVQIFNLEDNMLKVVTEILDIKKELEMLLSDAQFKSQ, encoded by the exons ATGTCCCCTCTTCATTTAAAAACCGTTGAGGGGTGTTGCCTCCACTTAAATCTCTG GCTCATGTTCCAGCAGTCAGCTAAGTTTGCTGATGTGGAACAAAAGTACCAGCAGCTGTACATGAAATCTGTAGCTGCCCAGGCCCTGGAAGATGAAATTAACAAAGTTTCAAAAAAG CTGGAATCATCCGAAGACGTCCTGCAGAAAGCACTATCATCCAGCTCAGTCATGACCCTCTTCGAACAGGAGATGTCAGAACTCCGCAGCAGTATGACTAGTCTACAGAATAAAGAACAGATGATAGCAAGAAAAATGCAGCATGTCAATGAAAATTTTCAAAATATTTCAGACACCTGGAAACAAAGCTTAAATGAAATAAATACTGAGATTGCCAACTTGAAGTCAGAGTCAAAGAGCATGCATAACAAAATTTCATCAGAAATTAATACAGTTGAACAAGGTGTGAAGGATCTCACCAAAAAGATGGAAGATTTAGAAGGGAGTACTATGAGAAACACAAAGGCAATTGAGCGGCAAGAGGAGGATGATTTGGGTGGCCTTGAGAAGCAAGCGAACTGGAATATGAAAACTATTGAGAAATTAGCTGAACAACAGATCAGTTTGATTTCAAAGGATAAAGAATTAGGAGAAAAACTCTCTGATTATGAACCTAAACTTAAAGAATGTCAAGAACAACTTCCCATAATTGATAATGGTGTCCACTCTGTTCTTAAGATATCCCGTGACCTCCTTAGCactgaaaagaaaatagatgacaTGACAGTCCAGATATTTAATTTGGAGGACAACATGCTGAAAGTCGTAACTGAGATATTGGACATTAAAAAAGAGCTGGAAATGTTATTGTCTGATGCTCAGTTTAAAAGTCAATAA
- the ikbip gene encoding inhibitor of nuclear factor kappa-B kinase-interacting protein isoform X6 has product MFQQSAKFADVEQKYQQLYMKSVAAQALEDEINKVSKKLESSEDVLQKALSSSSVMTLFEQEMSELRSSMTSLQNKEQMIARKMQHVNENFQNISDTWKQSLNEINTEIANLKSESKSMHNKISSEINTVEQGVKDLTKKMEDLEGSTMRNTKAIERQEEDDLGGLEKQANWNMKTIEKLAEQQISLISKDKELGEKLSDYEPKLKECQEQLPIIDNGVHSVLKISRDLLSTEKKIDDMTVQIFNLEDNMLKVVTEILDIKKELEMLLSDAQFKSQ; this is encoded by the exons ATGTTCCAGCAGTCAGCTAAGTTTGCTGATGTGGAACAAAAGTACCAGCAGCTGTACATGAAATCTGTAGCTGCCCAGGCCCTGGAAGATGAAATTAACAAAGTTTCAAAAAAG CTGGAATCATCCGAAGACGTCCTGCAGAAAGCACTATCATCCAGCTCAGTCATGACCCTCTTCGAACAGGAGATGTCAGAACTCCGCAGCAGTATGACTAGTCTACAGAATAAAGAACAGATGATAGCAAGAAAAATGCAGCATGTCAATGAAAATTTTCAAAATATTTCAGACACCTGGAAACAAAGCTTAAATGAAATAAATACTGAGATTGCCAACTTGAAGTCAGAGTCAAAGAGCATGCATAACAAAATTTCATCAGAAATTAATACAGTTGAACAAGGTGTGAAGGATCTCACCAAAAAGATGGAAGATTTAGAAGGGAGTACTATGAGAAACACAAAGGCAATTGAGCGGCAAGAGGAGGATGATTTGGGTGGCCTTGAGAAGCAAGCGAACTGGAATATGAAAACTATTGAGAAATTAGCTGAACAACAGATCAGTTTGATTTCAAAGGATAAAGAATTAGGAGAAAAACTCTCTGATTATGAACCTAAACTTAAAGAATGTCAAGAACAACTTCCCATAATTGATAATGGTGTCCACTCTGTTCTTAAGATATCCCGTGACCTCCTTAGCactgaaaagaaaatagatgacaTGACAGTCCAGATATTTAATTTGGAGGACAACATGCTGAAAGTCGTAACTGAGATATTGGACATTAAAAAAGAGCTGGAAATGTTATTGTCTGATGCTCAGTTTAAAAGTCAATAA
- the ikbip gene encoding inhibitor of nuclear factor kappa-B kinase-interacting protein isoform X2, giving the protein MSSEVKQRKKNVAGGKQSDGAREQPARGKVSEGPVRNALCLLSLLASAAMAGLMFQQSAKFADVEQKYQQLYMKSVAAQALEDEINKVSKKLESSEDVLQKALSSSSVMTLFEQEMSELRSSMTSLQNKEQMIARKMQHVNENFQNISDTWKQSLNEINTEIANLKSESKSMHNKISSEINTVEQGVKDLTKKMEDLEGSTMRNTKAIERQEEDDLGGLEKQANWNMKTIEKLAEQQISLISKDKELGEKLSDYEPKLKECQEQLPIIDNGVHSVLKISRDLLSTEKKIDDMTVQIFNLEDNMLKVVTEILDIKKELEMLLSDAQFKSQ; this is encoded by the exons ATGTCCAGTGAAGTGAAGCAGAGGAAGAAGAACGTGGCCGGTGGCAAGCAGAGCGACGGGGCGAGAGAGCAGCCTGCGAGAGGGAAGGTGTCGGAGGGCCCTGTGAGGAATGCGCTGTGTTTGCTGTCGCTGCTCGCCAGCGCGGCCATGGCGGG GCTCATGTTCCAGCAGTCAGCTAAGTTTGCTGATGTGGAACAAAAGTACCAGCAGCTGTACATGAAATCTGTAGCTGCCCAGGCCCTGGAAGATGAAATTAACAAAGTTTCAAAAAAG CTGGAATCATCCGAAGACGTCCTGCAGAAAGCACTATCATCCAGCTCAGTCATGACCCTCTTCGAACAGGAGATGTCAGAACTCCGCAGCAGTATGACTAGTCTACAGAATAAAGAACAGATGATAGCAAGAAAAATGCAGCATGTCAATGAAAATTTTCAAAATATTTCAGACACCTGGAAACAAAGCTTAAATGAAATAAATACTGAGATTGCCAACTTGAAGTCAGAGTCAAAGAGCATGCATAACAAAATTTCATCAGAAATTAATACAGTTGAACAAGGTGTGAAGGATCTCACCAAAAAGATGGAAGATTTAGAAGGGAGTACTATGAGAAACACAAAGGCAATTGAGCGGCAAGAGGAGGATGATTTGGGTGGCCTTGAGAAGCAAGCGAACTGGAATATGAAAACTATTGAGAAATTAGCTGAACAACAGATCAGTTTGATTTCAAAGGATAAAGAATTAGGAGAAAAACTCTCTGATTATGAACCTAAACTTAAAGAATGTCAAGAACAACTTCCCATAATTGATAATGGTGTCCACTCTGTTCTTAAGATATCCCGTGACCTCCTTAGCactgaaaagaaaatagatgacaTGACAGTCCAGATATTTAATTTGGAGGACAACATGCTGAAAGTCGTAACTGAGATATTGGACATTAAAAAAGAGCTGGAAATGTTATTGTCTGATGCTCAGTTTAAAAGTCAATAA